From the genome of Phalacrocorax carbo chromosome 5, bPhaCar2.1, whole genome shotgun sequence:
tccttGGCACCAAAGCCCCTCGCCGAGGCTGCGGTCTCCTCCCGCTGCGGGGGTGCCCGAGCCCCCTGTGTGCTGGGGGATGCCGTGCACGCACCAGCACCCACCAGAGCCTCCCGGGCCAGTGCAAAGCCGAGCTCAGGGTTGCCACGCCGGCTCCCGCCCTGGTACGCGCACCCAAAATCCCTGACCCGCGAGTGCGCAGTTTATTTTGCAGCCTGATTTCCTAAGGAAATGGGGCCGGGGAGGCTGTGCGTGCCTGTTTACCTCTTGCACGGTGATATTTTCCACCGGACTTGACAGAGACAGACGGCGCAAAGCTTTTAGGTTTctgtaagttaaaaaaaaaaaaattagtagcTGAGAAAGGCAGGAAGCTCAGGGGTGAGAGACAACGGGCATGCACCCTCCCAGCCCTCCACATCCCCAAACTCCCACTCAGACCGCACGAGTTCCCAGCCCCTTACAGCATCCTCTGTCTCCGCCAtgcccctgcaccccctcctGCCCAAACAAGCCCCTCCAGGCTCCCCAAGAGCCCAAAGCAGAGGTCTCCAGCCCACGGCCATGGCTCCCAgcatccccacagcccctggcCATCAGGCAGCCCCACCTGGCAGAGGGACGAGCCCTCCAGGTCAGGGGGTTTTGATGAGATCTGTGATGACCAGCAGCTGGGCAAGGGCAGAGCCTTGAATCCATGTTTTCAGCTGGTGGGGGggaacccagcacagcccagcttGTTCGTAGCATCCACCTACCTGCTGCCGAGCTCCCTCCTGCCAGGGCTCGGCGGGCAGAGAGGCAAGGCAGCTGGGTGGCACATCTTTGGGGTCACCACGGGTTGTCCCCTGCAGGTCTCTCGTGCCATGGGGTGGAGCAGGGTGCGAAGGACCCTCCAGCAGGCAGCACCGAAGGCACCTGCCACGTCACACCTGCCCGTGGCCTCGCAAGCATCCTCCTGCCCACCTCAGCCCCAGAAAATGGGGGAGAAGGAGGCGGCCCCATGCTCTGCTCCTTCACCCCATGGAGGATCCAGAGCTTGGGGGAGCCTGTGTCCCACTGTGTTACCGGTGATGCTGTCCCAAGCCCATCACGTCATGGCACACCAGGAGCTGCAAATTGTGGCTTCTGCAAGATCTGCATTCCCTGGGGGCTGAGTGTGACCTGGTTTGGGACCGTCAGCTCCCCGTGGCTCCCGTGACCCTGAGGGATGCCACAGACACACAGTGTGGTCCCCGAGCGGAGCTCACCTCCGCACGacccccctcttcctccccacaggCATGCAGGGTAGAGCCACCCCATCATGCTCCTCCGCCCCACGGCGCTGAGCTGGCTTCCTGCAGCCCTCGACCACAAGCTGGGAGCGGAGAGCGCGCGAGCGGCAGGCAGAGCGCGGGGCCACATCCAAGCCATGTCCCTGCGCCGCTGAGAGAGGCGGCAGGAGGACGGGACGACCCAACCCCCAGCTCCCTGACTGCCATGGGGCTGACCCACAGCCGCTGAGCAGGATGGAGGGGCTCTACCTGCTCTTGGCGGCTCTCTCTGCCGCGGTGCCTGGACAAGGTATGTCAACATCCCCACCCTCTTCCTTCCCGTCCCTCTCCGTGTGCCGGGGCCCCGGGGGTGATGTCTCGGCTGATTTTGTAGCTGGGTACCTGCCACCTGTCCAGGCTGGgtcctgctggggcaggggccgTCGGTGCATGCACATGGATGCTACCGGTAGTGGTTCGGCGCTGAGCAAGGATGCTCTGcaaggcagctctgcaaagtCGAGCTCTTCTCCTTCCCGAGGTGCTCAGCATGGCTGGTCCAACATCTGCCCCTCCTTGATGCGCCCCTCACTGCCCAGGGGGAGCCAGGGAAGGGGGTCTCTGCTTGGGGGCTGGTGACTCTGGGGACCCTAAAAGGCCTCTCTGGGCCATCCTGCCCCGCAGGGATGGGGTGATGCTCTCCTTTTGGCAGGTGCAGGCCAAAACCCATCCCGTCTGCTTGTGTCACCAGCATCACCCCAGGATGGGTTTTGAGAACGATACCACCTGCTCCCCCTGTCCCGGCAGGGTTTTAAGGTGGTTTCACACCTGAAATGGCTGCCAGAAGCAGCCTCGACGCCTCTGATCGGTTGGGGAACGGTCGCCATTGCACCCGTTTCCGCTAATGGCTCCTTCCCACACCTTCGCCGACATGGTGCCggctgcctgcgccctgcctgcggGCTCGAGGCACCGTGCTGCCCAACACCGGCGCCCCGCGGGGCAGCTCGGCCCCGCCACGaccccctctcctgccttcaTCCCTTACCTTTTCCCTTAATACTTTTAACCCTAAGCCAGAGCCCACGGGCTAAGGTTAGTGGTTTCCCATGGAGCCCACCGGCTCCCCAGGCCGCCCACCCCATGCACCCCACGCACCCCACCTCAAATAGACGTATAGATGCCTCTCGCAGCCATCGATGAGCAAAGGTGGGCACGGGCTCGATCAGCATGGCGGGCTGACGTAGCGGTtgcaaaaaaaacacccttttttgttcagaaattattattacaatAATTGCATTATCGCACCCCGTGCAGTCGGGGGACAGTGACGGTGACAGCGAAGGCCCCTCGCTTTGCCCATGGGGGTGAATCCTTCGCCCCGGAGGAGCCAAACGGTGAATTTTTCCAGTGATAACCATGGAAGCCTGGCAAGTGGCTCAGCTGCAGCGGGCCGCTGATGTGTGTTGAGGCAAAAGGAGAGGGGGGACAGGGAAGATGGGGCTGATCCCCGTGCCCGAAATGATGCTGTGCCCTTGGGGTGCccggggagaggggaaaaaacctaaaatgaGACCacgccggcagcggcacccaCTCACCTGCGGCACCGACTCGTGGGGGGCCGTGCTGGGGTGCGGGCAGGCAGGTACAGGCAGCGGGCAGACCCTCTCTCTTGGCAGGGGCGGCAAGCCGGGAGGCAGCGGGAGCCCGGGCCCGTGACGGCACCCCGCATTTCAGCTTTCCCACTGGTGAGTTTTGTCCCAATATCGCCATGTTTAGGGCCAGATTCTGCCTCTCCCATCCTGTGAACAGACCCCACGCCAGGATTTGGCACCGGGGCAAGTTCCCCCCCACCGGAGGGCTGATGTGAGGACATGGGGATTGACTTTTAGGGGTGCAAGAGAGCCATACCCGCACGGTCAGGGCTCAAGGGGCCCCCACACGGTGCCACCCATTTTGTGGCAGCCTGGGGATGCCATTTTGACCATCCTTTCCCAGAGCAGCATCACTTTTCGGAGGCCCAGGGTACACATTCCTGCACGCTCCCCGtctgccccccaccctccccacagCTGCGTGCCGGGGTGGCAGCAGAGCCACGACCCTCCGGTTTGCCGTCTGTGAGCCACCGGGTGCCCAGCAGCCGGCACGGGCGCGGCGAGGTGCCTGCTTCGCCTCTGGCGCTGGCGGCAGCCAAACCATCTGCTCCTCGCCATGTGCCCATGTCTTACCAGGAGAGCCAGAGCTGAgccaaaaaaaagggggggggggtggtgttggCGCCCCGATACCCACTGAGCTCATTTCTGCTTTCGCCTTGGCGGCTGCCAGCTCTCAGTGGGGCTCTGGGTGTGCATCTGTGTGGTGGCACATCCGTCTGTCCTGCAGCCGTCACCCCCGTCCTCCCACTGTGCCACATCCTGTCCTGCTCAGGGGGGCTGTCCAGCCCTGgccagcaggctggggggggatCCCGGTGGGCTAAGCCTCTCATAccctctgccccttcctcctttcAGCCCCCACGGAGCCCATGGGATCTCACAGCACCCCGGCGGGCAGCACGGCTGGAAACACCTCAGTGGCACCAGGTGGGCACAGGAGGGCCAAGGACCTCCTTGCACCCACATTtcggtggggaggggggagcctGGGGGTGGCCGCACCCCGCCCCGCTGCGGCCGCGTGGAGCTGGtggtggcgtgggggacagcGCCGTGCCGCCCCTACCCCCTGCCCCTCTGTCTCGCCCAGGTCACGGCACGCTGCGGCTGGTGGGTGGCCGGAGCCGGTGTGAGGGCCGGGTGGAGATGGAGCAGGCGGGTACCTGGGGCACGGTGTGTGACGATGCCTGGGACCTGGCCGACGCCAACGTCGTGTGCCGGCAGCTGCAGTGCGGCTGGGCCGTGCGTGTCTACAGAGATGCCGCCTTCGGCCGGGGCAGCGGACCCATCCTGCGGGATGAGGTGGGCTGCGAGGGGCACGAGAAGCATCTCTGGGACTGCCCGGCCGTGCTGGAGCACGACTGCAGCCACAAGGAAGACGCTGGCGTGATGTGCTCAGGTGGGTCTGGCGTGTGCCTGGTCCAGCAGGTACCAAGCAGGGTTTGGGCTCTGGTGGGCAGGGGTAtcaggcagggtgcaggcagcgcATCCTCAGCTCCGCTCTCTGCCCACAGAGCACCAGGAGTGGCGGCTTTCCGGGGGCCGGGACAATTGTTCCGGCCGGGTCGAGGTCTTCTTCCGCGGCACATGGAGCACGGTGTGTGACAACTCGTGGTACGATCTGGAGGCGACCACGCTGTGCCACACGCTGGGCTGTGGGGACCCCCTCCAGCACCTCTCCTTTGGCCACACGCTGCCCAGCAGGATGCACTACCAGTGCGACAGCCAGGAGCCATCGCTGGCCCACTGCCGGTGGACCTACAATAAATCAGCTCCCTGCCACCAGTCCCAGGCGGCTGGGGTGGTCTGCAATGGTACGGAACACCCCCTGCCTGGCCctgagggtgtggggggggctGACGACCTGCTTGTGGTCATGGGGGTCCCATGCAGATGAGATGCAACCCAAGTTCTTCTGCCCcccccgtccctgtccccctcctgcCAGGCTCCCAGGGCTTGCAGACACCAACCCCGATGGCCACGGTGACACCGACCAATGTCACGCTCCTGAGAGGTGAGTGTCTGCAGAGCTTCAGCCATGACCTGGGTCTgggtgggctgcagggagcacCCAGCTCGCCCCCCCCCCTTACCTGGAGAGAGGACGTCCCAGGTGTCACCAGCTGTGTCTGTTCTCTGTCTCAGCCGAGAACTCCCCAGCTGCGGCGGCGCAGTCCCTTCTGCACATGCCCCTCTTCATCCTCTGCCTGGTCCTGGCAGCACTGCTCCTGCTCACCGTGCTGGCCTTCACCGCTACCCTGCTGAGGGTGAGGAAGATGAGCGGTAAGGAGCCCCTGTGGGGGCACGGCAGGCTCTGGCCACAGAGGGGGTGACactgccagcccagccagggCCACCCCGCTTTCTGGGCTCAGCTCAGCCATGGGAGTGGGGCTGGCTGAGCCACGGAGCAGCTGAGCGTGTGCTCCCCCCCCTTGTCCCCACAGCCCACACCATGTCCTCCCTCGGGCTAGCTGGGCCGATCCTGGTGACCCACAGCTCTCAGAGCCCTGACGTGCCCTCTGGGACCTCCAACGACTATAGGGAGGTGCTCCCCAGCCTTCCCAAAGGACCAGGTAGGTCTGGCAGGTCACCAGCACACTGTGGGGGCTATGGGGCAGGAGGTGCCAGCTGGTGATGGCTGCCCATCCCCGTCTcaacccccagacccaccaGTCACAGCCCCTCCCGCTGCCAAGGACTCTGACTCCGACTCCGACTACGAACACTACGATTTCAGCAGCAAGCCTCCCGTGGCCCTCTCCACCTTCTGCAGTGAGCATCCCACCCAGCCTCGGGACCcccgctgccctgccctggggtgccatggggtgccccCACTGATgccccctctccctgcagacTCGCTGCGCCGACAGCCCGGGGAGCAGCTGCTTCCTCTGGTGCCCAGACAGGATGGGATGGAGCCATTCCCCGCAGAGGGTATGACAGGAGGGGTGcctgtccctctgtcctgcaGCACCGGCTGTCTGCCCGTCCTGCCCGTGGGTGGGCGAGGGGCCACGCTGTAGCCCAGGGCTGACGTGAGCCCTGTGCCCCGCAGTGCCGGCCAGGCTGGGCCCCCCATCCCACCGCAGGACGAGcagctcctccacctcctcctccaccgAGCCCTATTGCAATGACAGCGCGCCCACCCCGCACGCCTGGGTCTGCCCGCCGCCCTCCACCGACAGCACCCACTGGCATGCAGCACCCACCGCCCCCGGCTACACCggctgccctggcacaggtGGGCACCGCCGGCAGGCTGTGTGGTCCCAGGGACcggagcagggatggggacagccctgaggaggggagcagggatggagagaCCCCAGggatgggagcagggagggaatggGAGTTGGGGACCACAGAGGATGGGAGCAGGGATGGAAGGTGCCAGTAAGAGACCCTgttttccagctcctccagcaatGCCCTGCGTGCCCACCCCAGTGCTCTCCCACCCATGGGTACCTGTGCCTCCAGCAGACCCTGATCCCGCCGAcagctccagcacctcctcGGGGGAGTGGTACGAGAATGTGCAGGGCGTGGAGCCGCCCAGGGACCCGTCCCCACACCCCGGTGAGGACCCCACGTGGGCAGGGCAGGAATGGGGTGGCACGGGGGGGATGCAGGGCTCCTCTGTCccctcagcatcctcctcccGCTCCCTGCCCGGCTCTGCCTGACCGGCTCTCCCTTGCAGGCTGGCCAGCTCCGTCGTGCTCCTTGGAGGGACACAGGGGACCCCCGCAGGACCCCGACTCCTCTGAGGGCAGCGACTATGATGACATCCAGGACTCTGCCTATTGAGGCTGCCCGACCGCCACAGACCGAGGGGCATGGCAGGGGGCACCTGGCACTGCGTGCAGCCGAGGACTCGCCATCCCGCTGCTGACATCGCCTCTGGACTCCTCCGGCCGTCTCCCCCATGCCAGGGCACGGGCACTGGTCCCAGCAGCACCTGGGGGATGCTCGGCGCAGGCGAGATGTGCTGGGCTGCGTGCTGCGATTAAAAGCTTTTCCCAGCAGGTTGCCGTGTCCCTCGGCCGTAGAGGTGGCTGATCACCAGCTCCGCAGCGAGGCTGGGTCACCAAGCGCTCCCAAGGGCTCCCAGTTGCCCACGGGGCTCCCAGTTGCCCACAGGGCAGCAAGGGATAAGTGACCCAAAGACGTCCTTTCCCTGCCAGGCTGGTCCCTGCCATGGTGAGCAGCATCGAGCAGgtcctggctgctggcaggaatCTGCCTGAGCTGGGCAGGACAGGAGCAGCCAGACCTCCCGCCCCCAGCCTACCCCATAGCACTGGGGGTGGCGATCGGTCCCCAGGGCTGGCCCTGCAGGGAGGCAAGTGGTGGGGATGTGGGATGGCGGTGCCCCACAACCTTCCCCAGTGCTCAGTGACAACACAGCAACGGATACAGCGGTCTTCCTGAGCTTCCCCACTGCACCACGGTCCTCCCCGTCCCGGGGACACGCTGACCACCATGCCCATAAACCTGGGGTTGGGGAGGCTTGAGAGATGCTGGCAGGGAACACGCTGGGGTCCCATCCTGACCACACCACACCGGGTGGTGCTGCATGGCGGTGCTGAGGGGTCCTGGACCTTCCTCACCCCAGCTTGGGGCTACGAGGCAGATACCAAGCCTGGAGGTGGGACCCAGCCAGCTTCCAGCCCAGGGAGGATATATCCCCCTCGCGCGGAGCTTAGGGGGTGGGGTATGGCCCCCTGAGGGAGGGGTAACCCCCTCCAGCATCCCCCGTGCCGGGGTGGAAACTGGGGGATCCCACGGTCCGCCCAAGCAAAGCAGTGTCACCCCATGCCAGGCACAgcttggggacagggacactggtgggctggggggcagcacccagccgAGCCGGGCACAGCACCCAGCCGTCAaccctggggctgggacccctccgttcccctgccccagggggCTTCCCTGCGCCCCACGTGGCTCTTCCCAAACCCCATGGTGCGTCTCCTGCGCCGGCACCTGCCGGTGGGTTTCCATCTCCCCGAGCGCGGTGAGGCGGAGCCTCAGCAGAGGTTGGGGTTCAGACCTGCCCCCGTGGAAAATTTGCCCCCCACCACATCCTTCAGCTGTTTACCGAGGCGAGAGGCTCCGGCAGCCCCGAAACAAAGGGACCGTGCCGCAACAACGGAGGAAGCACCAAAATAGCAACAAAGCCCCAGacaaaggggaagaggagggaggcaaGAGCAAGGGGATGGCTGCTGCGAGCAGAGCGGGGACGGGAGCGGGCACTGGGGGTGGGCACAAGAGGTGCCCCCAGCCGCACTCGTGGCTCCCCGTGCTGGGGGAGGAGATGGCGGCCCCTTTGCAAGGGCGGCTGTTGGGAGCGCTTGGACCtcagcacagccaggcagcGACCTGGAGGGTGCTGACTGATGCTCGTAGGTACCGATGCCCTGTGGGGTACCAGGGCCTCGAGGCTGGAGGAATAAACCCAGTTCCCGTTGAGCCATGGGGCAAAGGTCCCATGGGTCACCTCCAGCCACAAGACAGGTACATCAGTGCCAACAATTTATTTGAGCTGCTGGTCCTGCACGCAGTGACAGGCGCTGAGAAATGCCACATCCACCACGATTAGGATAACAGCAGCGTGCTGACAGCTGACAAGCTCATTCCTGCTCGCACCaaaggcagctcctgcctcttAAAAGGCTTCTCACGGGCAGGCAGCATGTCAGCACAACCCAGTGCTCCCCCCCGACTCCTCCGGAAAAATATTATAATCATCCTTATCTGACATAATGCACAGATGATGCTGAGCTGACTTGCATCGCCAGCAGCAAGCAGGGATGCTCTAACTGAGCCGTGGCTTGAACCCCGCCTGTGCCACCTCAGAGCCTCTAGACACAGCTGTGGCTTGGAGGGGAGGTCTGGAACCCAGGCACCCCACACCCATGGGGGTCAGGCATCCTCAGATGAcctgggaggggggggaggtAGACCTTTCCTGGAGGAAAATCACCCTGGGATGCTCAGGGTAAATCACTGACCTCAGGTTGATTTGGGGTGAAAGGGGCTCGGCTCCCCACCACAGACCCCCAGGACTGGCCCCAGTGCAGCCCCAGCTGAGTCCCATGGGAAGGGTTGGCTCAGGAGAAGGTCTGGGTCTTGCACCCCTTTCCCAGTGCATTGACAAAGCCATGCCAGCCCAGAAACCGTGGATGGGTGGGGGGCAGCACCAGGACCTCCAGCACCCTGTAGGACACCCCAGCAGGGCTTGCTCTCATCACAGCGCCAGCCTGGTCTTGGTGGGGCCAGCAGGACCCCCAGGATaactgggaggggatgggaacaagcgggggctgcaggagcagcccacagccctgcactgCGGGGGCTCAGCactgcccagcacaggcagtggTCCCTCTCTGCCTGGCCAAGGGGATGTGGAGGCTGCAAGAAGCcaaaggagctgggagggggttGCTGAGCTGGGTTACCTCCAGGGATGCCAGGGCCTGGCTGGAGACGGCGTGCTCACGCTGCAGGCATTGCCTGGCATCTCTGCCTGACCTCCCTGAGCAtctctgcccagctctgccagcgcCTGGCAGCCCACAGCCGCCTGCCACACACTGCACCCCAGCGAGCTTCCTCTTGAGTCATGGAAAAATCTTCAAGCCAGAGAGAGTTTCGGGGCAGGAAACACCAGGGGAGCCAAGTCCCTGCTCCAGGGCTGGGGGCTCGAGCATCTCGTGGCGCCgggcagcagcccagggcagtggcagcaggaagGGATGGGAGCTCTTCCTAATCTCACCATGCAGCCCTGGGAAGCTCACTCCCCACAGCGCTACTCTCCAGACACCAGCTGGGCACTCTCCTTTCGGCAGAAACACCACCAGGTCAATGGAAAACAGCTGCCTTCGTTAGCATGCATGACCTGGATTTGGAGGAATTAATTAGGGCACAATCAATTCACGCCTCTCCCTTCCCCGGTCCATCACTGCCTATGCCCCACGTGCCCTTGCAGGGATATGCAGTGTCCTTGGGGTGCCAGCAAGTGGGAGAAGCAGGGACGTGCCTGGATGACACCTCCCCGGTCCCCATCCCGTGGGACCATCACGGTGCTTTGGGTGCTGCCACGGCCTGCGGGGCACGTGGCAGCTCGGTGTGGCGTGGCACGGCATGGTGCGGCGTGGCATCGCGTGCGGCAGCTCCTTTGCGGGAGCTGGCGGCACGGGCAGCGCCCGGCGTGGCACGTTTCCTACCCCGGCACGCGCTCGCCTCGACTGTGGCAGCGAGGGTGGGATCCGGCCATCGTGGGAGCTTGGGCTGTTGGGTTTACTGGTCGTCGCCAGTTTTCCCTGTTGCAATCCAGCGTCTCGGCTCCTAAAAGAGCTCACCAGCACCAAGGGGTTGCTGCCGGGGCTGGGATTTCCCCTGGTCAATGCCACTGGCTCCAACCACCCAGAAACCCTGGCTCGTGCCCCCCAGCTCTCCTTTGGGTGCCAGCTCCAGGCTCTCGCTTGGCCACGCTGCCTGTCAGCCACCAGCAGCTTTGTGGGCACGCAAAGGAAATCTGGGGTTCCCCTTACCCCCCACCCATTTTTTCACAATCCCTCCAGGCTCACACCCTCTGCAGAGATGGGGGTCTGATGGGGGGACCCCGGGATGGGGATGAAGCGTGGGCCGAGACCCCCAgtatttctcttccctttgctcTTGCTCTTAAGCTCAGCAGGACCTGGGGAAGCAGCTGCCAGGTTGAGACTTCAAACGAGCATAGACATGACGCAGAAAACcacagagggaggaaaaacagcTTGTTCCTGCCCGTCCCCCCTCGCCTGCCTTCCCCGGGCCGGGTAGCAGAGGCGGCGGTGCCCCCGGCAGCCTCCCGCTCAGCCGCCAGCGCCGGGGCGGAGGAGGCGGCCGGCTGTGCCCATGGCAGCCCGGCTACGCTCCCTGcgcctgctgctcttgctggggatgtggggtgaGTATGGTGGGAGGCTCGGCGCGgtggaggggttggggggatgctggggccCTGGTTGTTTTACCCAAGCGCTGTGCCAGAAGCCCtggtgctgggggtgcccagggggaCCCAACCTTGCCGTAGCCCGGGACCCCTGAAATCCCTCTGCGAAACAACCCGGCTtgcctgctgccaggcagccaGGCACATTTTGGGGGGCTCAGCTCCATGCCCTCAGCTGGGGGTCACCAGTGCTCCCGTCTTGGCACCGTGCCGGGGGTCCCGCGTGCCCACCCTGGGCAAGCCCCAAGCACGGGGGCTCGGGCCAGGGGGAGAGGGGCCGGTGACCAGCAGCGGGGCTGCCGAGCCCACGCCGAAACACGGGCAGCGAGGAGAGTGTGGGCACGCCTCGCCCGGGGCTACGCATGTCCGGTGCCCCTAGctttgggggtccccaggaTGCTCATCACACCCCGGGAGTGAGCCTACGGTTGCTGGGGGGCAGCCAGCCATCTCCCCATCCTCGTCCCCTACCAGCTCCTGCCGTCCCCAGCCGCCCCTTGATCCGCGTGGCAGAGCGGGCAGCCGCAGGCGCCGCGCCGGCTCACTGCCGTGATGGTGGCACCATCCACTGCTGCGTGGCCGTACCTTCCTACCAGTAGCAACACCAGCTAGTTAGCGGTAACTAGCAGGTGCCCTTGTCCATCTTTTTTCAGCCATAATTACCCACCAGCAGACGACGGGCAGCCTCAGCGCTATGGCCGGTTGCATGAAGTCGTccgtatttatttattttaattaaaggtgtgaggaggaagagcaaATTCACCGAGAAAGCCAGAAAATGCTCTTCTATTGCCAAGAAAAAATCCAGGATGACccaacctcctcctctggccccCAGTGCCGGAGAGGCACGTGGCCAGCCCGGGGCTCTGTCCCTATCGCTGAGTTTTGGGGATAGAGGTGTCCCCCCAGCATTACAGCCGCGTCGGCGCAGGGTATGGCATGGCCAGGGAGTTCCTGCCCGCCATcactgccaccaccagctccttTCCACTGGCAGCATCTTTGCCCTGGTGAAAGGCTGACCTGAGCCCCCAGAATTGCCTTTCTCCCCCAAAATAACGGGCAACAGGCCAAGAGCCGGGAGCCGCTGCCGCAGCCTTCGGGGGCTTCCTGCCTACCCCGGGGTGAGGAGCAGGACTGACaccctttccccctctctcctgcAGCCGTCACCAGCCACGGAGGAGCCGCTCTGAGCCCTGGAGGTGAGCATGTGCAGGGGCAGCGCCTACAGGACCGCGCCGCGACTTCGTTAGCGGCTGCTCAGCCGCAGCTTCGTTAGCGTGGCGGCTGCCGGCGCTGCCTTGGCCAGGAAGCTGCATCGCGAGCTCCTTGCAACCGGGtctcccagctcagccccgTGGTGcctgagcccccccaaacccccggCCTGCCCATGCACCCCTCAACACGCACCGTTTCCTTCCTGCCCCGCTTTGCGAGAAGCCCCGGCTGCCATCGCGGGGCACGCCGGTGCCGAGCGGCGCGCTTGGCTGCGGCGATGAGCCggcaagggcttttccagctctgGGTGGAAAACGCGCTGCGAAGGGAAGAAAAGCCCCTAATGCCTGTGCTTACCCCGCAGGCACCATCCTGCAGCTCACCGG
Proteins encoded in this window:
- the CD6 gene encoding LOW QUALITY PROTEIN: T-cell differentiation antigen CD6 (The sequence of the model RefSeq protein was modified relative to this genomic sequence to represent the inferred CDS: deleted 2 bases in 1 codon), whose translation is MGLIPVPEMMLCPWGARGEGKKPKMRPRRQRHPLTCGTDSWGAVLGCGQAAPTEPMGSHSTPAGSTAGNTSVAPGHGTLRLVGGRSRCEGRVEMEQAGTWGTVCDDAWDLADANVVCRQLQCGWAVRVYRDAAFGRGSGPILRDEVGCEGHEKHLWDCPAVLEHDCSHKEDAGVMCSEHQEWRLSGGRDNCSGRVEVFFRGTWSTVCDNSWYDLEATTLCHTLGCGDPLQHLSFGHTLPSRMHYQCDSQEPSLAHCRWTYNKSAPCHQSQAAGVVCNGSQGLQTPTPMATVTPTNVTLLRAENSPAAAAQSLLHMPLFILCLVLAALLLLTVLAFTATLLRVRKMSAHTMSSLGLAGPILVTHSSQSPDVPSGTSNDYREVLPSLPKGPDPPVTAPPAAKDSDSDSDYEHYDFSSKPPVALSTFCNSLRRQPGEQLLPLVPRQDGMEPFPAEVPARLGPPSHRRTSSSSTSSSTEPYCNDSAPTPHAWVCPPPSTDSTHWHAAPTAPGYTGCPGTAPPAMPCVPTPVLSHPWVPVPPADPDPADSSSTSSGEWYENVQGVEPPRDPSPHPALPARLCLTGSPLQAGQLRRAPWRDTGDPRRTPTPLRAATMMTSRTLPIEAARATDRGAWQGAPGTACSRGLAIPLLTSPLDSSGRLPHARARALVPAAPGGCSAQARCAGLRAAIKSFSQQVAVSLGRRGG